The Bacteroidales bacterium genome includes a region encoding these proteins:
- a CDS encoding helix-turn-helix domain-containing protein, protein MNEFASFLKGIRLKSKYTQTQFAAKLGIDTAALSKIENGKKEFDPKKLEILSEEFDINLEELKLKYFGEKIALELYKNKCPAKTFEIAEEKYHCFEVNV, encoded by the coding sequence ATGAACGAATTCGCCTCTTTTTTAAAGGGAATTAGATTGAAATCAAAGTATACGCAAACTCAATTTGCTGCAAAATTAGGGATTGATACGGCTGCATTAAGTAAGATTGAAAATGGGAAGAAAGAATTTGATCCCAAGAAATTGGAGATTCTTTCTGAAGAATTTGATATCAATTTGGAGGAACTTAAATTAAAATATTTTGGAGAAAAAATAGCATTGGAATTATATAAAAATAAATGCCCTGCAAAGACATTTGAAATAGCTGAAGAAAAATATCATTGTTTTGAGGTAAATGTTTGA